A genomic window from Populus alba chromosome 19, ASM523922v2, whole genome shotgun sequence includes:
- the LOC140955156 gene encoding uncharacterized protein, with protein MDDGRMRCKFCGHLFAKGTSISRIKFHLAGVTGRGVKICGQVFSNNDLFVHNAPETRPLTEQASPETELPWCRYSPEELPHDAFETIPRTEQAPLLERGSSHDRQSINQVDEPREDSSQPADLLCLGHARYDDQLCSPAVNNDAIMNDVQNMDRMRKEPVEEEDMENNSGRSVQPGAGASSSVGPKHDTSETRGAPLPTGSTKLVGRAFKENWNVIWSWLMDDKVSTIGIYGMGGAGKTTMLKHIYNKLLQSADISHHVYWVTVSRDFSIHTLQKKIAKCMKLSLSNEEEELHIAAELSLELEKKQRWILILDDLWDSFELHEVRISVPLKGCKLIMTTRSKEVCG; from the exons ATGGATGATGGTCGCATGAGGTGCAAGTTTTGTGGGCATTTATTTGCCAAAGGTACTTCCATTTCGAGGATCAAATTCCATTTAGCAGGAGTGACAGGCCGTGGTGTTAAAATTTGTGGACAAGT ATTCAGCAATAACGATCTTTTTGTGCATAATGCACCGGAGACTAGACCACTAACTGAGCAAGCCAGTCCAGAGACTGAGCTTCCATGGTGTCGTTATTCCCCTGAAGAGCTTCCGCATGATGCATTTGAGACTATACCGAGAACAGAGCAAGCGCCGCTTCTGGAGAGAGGTAGCTCTCATGACAGGCAATCAATTAATCAGGTCGATGAGCCTCGAGAAGATTCATCCCAACCAGCAGATCTATTGTGTCTTGGCCATGCAAGATATGATGATCAACTCTGTTCTCCAGCAGTAAACAATGATGCCATTATGAATGATGTGCAGAACATGGATAGAATGAGGAAAGAAccagtggaggaggaggatatgGAGAACAATAGTGGAAGATCAGTGCAGCCTGGTGCAGGAGCTAGCTCTTCTGTAGGGCCTAAACACGACACAAGTGAGACTAGAGGAGCTCCTTTACCTACGGGCTCTACAAAGCTAGTGGGTCGAGCATTCAAAGAGAATTGGAATGTGATATGGTCTTGGTTGATGGATGATAAAGTCTCAACCATTGGCATTTACGGGATGGGGGGAGCCGGTAAAACCACAATGCTGAAACATATCTATAACAAGCTTCTACAAAGTGCAGATATTTCTCATCATGTTTACTGGGTGACCGTGTCTCGAGATTTCAGCATTCATACATTGCAGAAGAAGATCGCAAAATGTATGAAGTTATCTCTTTCCAATGAAGAGGAGGAGCTGCATATAGCTGCGGAATTGTCACTGGAActagaaaagaaacaaagatggattctcattttagatgatttgtgggACTCTTTTGAGCTACACGAAGTGAGAATTTCTGTCCCATTGAAAGGATGCAAACTGATTATGACAACTCGATCAAAAGAGGTTTGTGGATGA